From Levilactobacillus zymae, a single genomic window includes:
- a CDS encoding choloylglycine hydrolase family protein: MCTSLTYENSRGDHFLARTMDFDIDFGARIMVMPRNRTVAGDAGEYTTQYGFVGAGRLLDHEMYTDGVNECGVGVATLYFPGNVYYFDDTPADKLGIAPQDFVAWALGNAASVDDLAEKVEQVALINKAADFIGAVPPLHFIISDTTGKTMLLEPQGGELHLIDDPVGVMTNSPDLAWQLQNLSTYGTLTNQERPLTPLMGHTLATQGPGTGALGLPGDFTSPSRFVRTTFLKNYAAHTSTVRESLNLLQHILNSVTIPKGVKLKDNGDSDYTEYRGYMSLDERAYYMEPYDNLVLQRVALTDDLLENLTEPQEYPISHQVHVQELTPDAVSD, encoded by the coding sequence ATGTGTACCAGTTTAACCTATGAAAACAGTCGCGGGGATCATTTCTTGGCCCGGACCATGGACTTTGATATCGATTTTGGGGCTCGAATTATGGTAATGCCCCGCAATCGTACCGTTGCTGGCGATGCCGGGGAATACACCACCCAGTACGGGTTCGTCGGGGCCGGTCGCTTACTCGACCACGAGATGTACACCGACGGGGTCAACGAATGTGGGGTCGGGGTCGCCACGTTATATTTCCCAGGAAATGTCTACTATTTCGACGACACTCCGGCCGATAAGTTGGGGATTGCCCCCCAAGACTTCGTGGCCTGGGCGCTGGGTAACGCCGCCAGCGTGGACGACTTAGCCGAAAAGGTTGAACAGGTTGCTTTGATTAACAAGGCCGCCGACTTCATCGGGGCGGTTCCACCCCTGCACTTCATCATCAGTGACACCACCGGCAAGACCATGTTGCTGGAACCACAGGGCGGGGAACTACATTTAATTGACGATCCCGTCGGCGTGATGACCAACTCGCCCGACCTGGCCTGGCAACTCCAAAACCTCAGCACCTATGGCACCCTGACCAACCAGGAACGGCCGTTAACGCCGCTGATGGGCCACACGCTCGCCACCCAAGGGCCCGGCACCGGTGCCCTGGGGTTACCCGGTGATTTCACGTCACCATCGCGGTTCGTCCGAACTACCTTCCTCAAGAATTATGCCGCGCACACCAGCACCGTGCGCGAGTCATTGAACCTTCTGCAGCACATCTTAAATTCGGTCACGATTCCCAAGGGCGTCAAGCTCAAGGACAATGGTGACAGTGATTACACCGAATACCGGGGCTACATGAGTCTCGACGAACGGGCCTATTACATGGAGCCCTACGATAATCTCGTTCTCCAACGGGTCGCGTTAACCGACGACTTGCTGGAAAATTTAACCGAACCACAAGAATACCCCATCAGCCATCAGGTCCACGTACAGGAACTGACGCCCGATGCCGTTTCCGATTAG
- a CDS encoding family 20 glycosylhydrolase: MRHWHIWLGLITLALTLSLGVPTAQAATKSKGLILDNARQYYSVTTIKKFIREIHAGGGTFLQLHLTDDSRYGVESAKLGQTVKAAKKKGDVYYNRKTKLAFLSKKQLRALVVYGHQRHVEVIPEIDTPGHTTALIKLLKTSSKANRKLAQQIAHGNELNLHVSQTQRFVKSLLGEYTGLLYRGQHLAIGGDEYSSTTKATQPTAVSYTNGLNRYLNRKGLKTSMWNDGLMRADLPKLDHNILVTYWSYDGETNDAKLIQTHRQIRATLPQLNAAGFQTINANLWYLYVITRPKTFVPANVTYWQQDLTRNWTVQVWDKTSHQNLATSTKNIGSAISIWGDGKKTYSQTQVYQKTRPFLTTYFQLK, encoded by the coding sequence ATGCGTCATTGGCACATTTGGCTGGGGCTCATCACCCTAGCCCTCACGCTTAGTCTGGGTGTTCCGACCGCTCAGGCCGCCACTAAGTCCAAGGGGTTGATCCTGGACAACGCGCGGCAGTACTATTCCGTGACCACCATCAAGAAATTTATTCGCGAGATTCACGCGGGCGGCGGCACCTTTTTACAGCTCCACCTGACCGACGACAGCCGCTACGGCGTGGAAAGCGCTAAGCTCGGCCAGACCGTCAAGGCCGCGAAAAAGAAGGGCGACGTCTACTACAACCGGAAAACCAAGCTAGCCTTCTTGAGCAAGAAACAGTTGCGGGCCTTAGTGGTCTACGGGCACCAACGCCACGTCGAAGTGATCCCGGAGATTGATACGCCCGGGCACACGACCGCGCTGATCAAGCTCCTCAAAACGTCGAGCAAGGCGAACCGCAAGCTGGCGCAGCAAATCGCCCACGGCAACGAACTGAACCTCCACGTCAGTCAAACCCAGCGCTTCGTCAAATCACTATTGGGTGAATACACCGGCCTCCTCTACCGGGGCCAACACCTGGCCATCGGTGGCGACGAGTACAGCAGTACCACCAAGGCCACCCAGCCCACGGCGGTCAGCTATACCAACGGGTTAAACCGCTACCTCAACCGCAAGGGGCTCAAGACCAGTATGTGGAACGACGGGTTGATGCGCGCTGATTTACCCAAGCTCGACCACAATATTCTGGTCACCTACTGGAGCTACGACGGGGAAACCAACGACGCCAAGCTGATCCAAACCCACCGGCAGATTCGGGCGACGTTGCCCCAGCTCAACGCGGCCGGGTTTCAAACCATCAACGCCAACCTTTGGTACCTCTACGTCATCACCCGGCCCAAGACCTTCGTCCCCGCCAACGTGACCTATTGGCAACAAGATCTGACCCGTAACTGGACGGTCCAGGTCTGGGACAAGACCAGCCATCAGAATTTAGCCACCAGCACTAAGAACATCGGCTCAGCCATTTCTATCTGGGGCGACGGAAAGAAGACCTATTCACAAACCCAGGTCTACCAGAAGACACGGCCCTTCTTGACCACGTACTTTCAGTTGAAGTAA
- a CDS encoding IS30-like element ISLpl1 family transposase, whose protein sequence is MSSITYSERIKIETFCELGLSNIQMGVRLNRSPSTISYELSRCQPYQAELAQTDAEYKRSRCGRKTKLSDELKQKILNHLRLSWSPGMIAHEFKLATKSIYNWLNQGRIDFSLNDLPEHGVRQRRNVDQRSKYNQSLGRSIEQRPMMINQRNRIGDFELDTVVGPRGHSKAVLLTLIDRKSRFLWAYRLKDRTTASVNEALTKFLTTFNGPVHSFTVDRGTEFSGLVSFESQYGIKTYYCHAYTPAERGSNERFNRNLRYFYPKGTRFEHISAQDLTTTLLQINQRPLKILDWQTPYQVMLTNLSKNSD, encoded by the coding sequence TTGTCTAGTATAACCTATTCCGAACGAATTAAAATCGAAACCTTTTGTGAACTAGGGCTGTCCAATATCCAAATGGGCGTTCGGCTGAACCGATCACCGTCAACAATTTCTTATGAATTATCTCGATGTCAACCTTATCAGGCTGAATTAGCACAAACAGATGCCGAATACAAGCGATCACGATGTGGTCGGAAAACTAAGCTGAGCGATGAGTTAAAGCAAAAAATTCTCAACCATTTACGTCTAAGCTGGTCACCAGGAATGATTGCTCACGAATTTAAACTAGCTACTAAATCTATTTATAATTGGCTAAATCAGGGGAGAATTGATTTCTCCTTGAATGATCTACCTGAACATGGCGTACGCCAACGGCGTAACGTTGACCAACGATCCAAATATAATCAATCTTTGGGGCGATCAATTGAACAGCGTCCCATGATGATTAATCAACGTAATCGCATCGGCGATTTTGAACTAGATACAGTCGTTGGTCCTCGTGGGCATAGTAAGGCAGTTTTATTAACTTTAATCGATCGAAAATCACGGTTCCTTTGGGCATACCGGTTAAAAGATCGAACGACAGCGAGTGTTAATGAAGCACTGACTAAGTTCCTAACAACTTTTAATGGACCGGTGCACAGTTTTACTGTGGACCGTGGTACTGAGTTTAGTGGGCTAGTATCATTTGAATCACAATATGGTATTAAGACCTATTACTGTCATGCTTATACGCCAGCTGAACGTGGTAGTAATGAACGCTTTAATCGGAATTTACGTTATTTTTATCCTAAGGGGACTCGTTTTGAGCACATTAGTGCTCAAGATTTAACGACGACGTTACTCCAAATTAACCAGCGACCGCTTAAAATACTCGACTGGCAAACACCGTATCAGGTTATGCTGACCAATTTGTCCAAAAATTCGGATTAA
- a CDS encoding aldehyde reductase has product MQKQLVSVTGGSGFIAIHIILQLLQQGYAVRATVRNLAKRAVIEDMLTNGGITDFSNLDVVAADLGSDANWDQVMAGATYAIHVASPTPKLNFKHEDEMIRPAVDGVRRVLRAARDAGVKRVVLTSAYGAIFAGHPHRTTPYTEEDWSDLSAKNIHPYQKSKTLAERAAWQFIREEGQGLELAAVNPVGVMGPVLSAKYSHSNVQIQQLLEGQVKAVPHVDSGYVDVRDVASLHLLAMTSPQANGQRFLATTGETLSMLDVANLLRDAFPQYAANLPTKTIPNLAVKAAAVANPQLRMIASIVGQYAGTSNHKAQTLLNWHPRSAKTAILATAQSMIDLGIVK; this is encoded by the coding sequence ATACAAAAACAACTCGTGAGCGTTACCGGCGGCAGCGGCTTCATCGCCATTCACATCATCTTACAACTCCTGCAACAAGGTTACGCGGTCCGGGCCACGGTCCGGAACCTGGCCAAACGTGCCGTTATCGAAGACATGCTGACCAACGGCGGCATCACCGACTTCAGCAACCTCGACGTCGTTGCCGCCGACCTGGGTAGTGACGCGAACTGGGACCAGGTCATGGCCGGTGCCACCTACGCGATTCACGTGGCCTCGCCCACCCCAAAGCTGAATTTCAAGCATGAAGACGAGATGATTCGCCCGGCCGTCGACGGCGTCCGCCGCGTACTTCGGGCCGCCCGCGACGCCGGGGTCAAGCGCGTGGTGCTGACCTCGGCCTACGGTGCCATTTTCGCCGGCCACCCGCACCGGACCACCCCCTATACCGAAGAAGACTGGTCCGACCTGTCCGCCAAGAACATTCACCCCTACCAAAAATCCAAGACGTTAGCCGAACGAGCCGCTTGGCAATTCATCCGCGAAGAAGGCCAGGGCCTCGAACTCGCCGCCGTGAACCCGGTCGGCGTGATGGGTCCCGTCTTATCGGCCAAGTACTCGCATTCCAACGTGCAAATTCAACAGCTCCTCGAAGGTCAGGTTAAGGCCGTCCCGCACGTCGATTCCGGTTACGTGGACGTGCGCGACGTCGCCAGCCTGCACCTGCTGGCCATGACTAGTCCCCAGGCCAACGGGCAACGTTTCCTGGCCACGACCGGCGAGACCTTATCGATGCTCGACGTCGCCAATCTTTTACGGGACGCCTTCCCGCAATACGCGGCCAACTTACCGACCAAGACCATCCCCAACTTAGCCGTCAAAGCTGCGGCCGTTGCCAACCCGCAACTGCGGATGATTGCGTCCATCGTGGGTCAGTACGCCGGCACCAGCAACCACAAGGCCCAGACGCTGCTCAACTGGCACCCCCGCTCCGCCAAGACCGCCATCCTCGCCACGGCCCAGTCCATGATCGACCTGGGCATCGTCAAATAA